DNA from Polaribacter sp. NJDZ03:
TCTTTAAGAAATGAGAACTTCTATTGGTTAATTTACCTAGTTTTAAAGTCATAGGAACTTCAAAAACTTCATTTTTAGATGTAACAGTTATCAGTTTTGTTTTTTTACCTAAATACTCATCTTTTCTATCTTTAGAGATGGGGATAACTTTGCTTTCATCCCAATTAGAAACCATAAGAGGAGCATCTAATTCTCCAGGAATTTCATAAACAAATAAATGCAAACAGTATTCCATTTTTAAATGTAAGTCAATATCATGGAATTCAATGTCTACTAAAATAGTAAAATCGTTATCGTTGTCATTAACAACGATAACCTCTGGAATAGAAACAAATTTTACAGATAAAATCTTTGCCATTATATTTTTATTTAGTTATTTATAGTAAGTAAAAAGTTATACGATTTTAATACTTAGAAAGAATTTGTTCTATTTTTTTTAAATTTAATAGACATTAAAACACCAACTAGAATACCTATAGAAAAGCTACCTAAAATAACTAATACTCTAGAAATAGATAGATTCCAGAATAAAAAATTGACATCTGTTGCTTCTGCATTTTGTATAGAAAAAATTACAATTAAGGCTATAAAAATTAAAGATAAAATATTTTTGTAGTTCATAAGATTAGAGTTTTAGACTCATATAAATAACACTAACAAAATTAAAAAGTCACTTTTAGTTTTTTTTGTTATGGTT
Protein-coding regions in this window:
- a CDS encoding lipopolysaccharide assembly protein LapA domain-containing protein is translated as MNYKNILSLIFIALIVIFSIQNAEATDVNFLFWNLSISRVLVILGSFSIGILVGVLMSIKFKKNRTNSF